The following are encoded together in the Citrobacter arsenatis genome:
- the ibaG gene encoding BolA family iron metabolism protein IbaG gives MENNEIQSVLMNALSLQEVHVSGDGSHFQVIAVGEMFEGMSRVKKQQSVYGPLMEYIADNRIHAVSIKAFTPAEWARDRKLNGF, from the coding sequence ATGGAAAATAATGAAATTCAGAGCGTGCTGATGAATGCACTCTCCCTCCAGGAAGTCCACGTTTCTGGCGACGGCAGTCACTTTCAGGTTATTGCCGTGGGTGAGATGTTTGAAGGCATGAGCCGGGTCAAGAAGCAGCAATCGGTCTATGGCCCGTTGATGGAGTACATTGCGGACAACCGCATTCATGCCGTGTCGATTAAGGCGTTTACCCCGGCGGAATGGGCGCGCGATCGCAAACTTAAC